In one Brachyspira hampsonii genomic region, the following are encoded:
- a CDS encoding Do family serine endopeptidase: MEQKKRSFMFFLNLGLTFTLVGIIISFFIFSYEKNYKKDEFLVHAQAAPEKTAFTDSLDGALAVENAIRDVVDKNMPAVVNISTEIEAGNTQEDRYADEFFRFFFGDQVPRQRRSQKSLGSGFIINEEGYVLSNYHVVKGATKIMITLYGEDGELPAKLIGYDEAYDLALLKIEDENRTFPYVALGDSDAIEPGEFAIAIGNPYGLNNTVTFGIVSAKGRSDVGANKYQRYIQTDVAINPGNSGGPLFNIHGQVIGINTLIYSTSGGSIGIGFATPINLATSVMTDLKENGRVTRGYLGIYLQDIDENLSRGLNVKQNSGVYVSEVIPDSPAAKGGLQDGDIIIEYDGERMTKSGDLFNKVATTKVGKEVNVKYLRNGRERSTKITIEARVEDEEVVPTRQSQNNSQGSTRSWMGLDVSNITPEISQRLQIRSNERGVVVLNMTQNSKAYQYGLRPGDVIKAINGITISNTDDYDNFVKSYGNDKSFTITIKRARMTYVIIIE; encoded by the coding sequence ATGGAGCAAAAAAAACGTTCATTTATGTTCTTTTTAAATCTTGGGCTTACATTTACTTTAGTTGGCATAATTATTTCTTTTTTCATATTTTCTTATGAGAAAAATTATAAAAAAGATGAGTTTTTGGTTCATGCCCAGGCAGCACCTGAAAAGACCGCATTTACAGATTCATTAGACGGAGCCTTAGCTGTAGAAAATGCTATAAGAGATGTAGTTGACAAAAATATGCCTGCTGTAGTTAATATATCTACAGAAATAGAAGCAGGTAATACTCAAGAAGACAGATATGCAGATGAATTCTTTAGATTTTTCTTCGGAGATCAAGTTCCTAGACAAAGAAGAAGCCAAAAATCTTTAGGAAGCGGTTTTATAATCAATGAAGAAGGATATGTACTTTCTAATTACCATGTTGTAAAGGGTGCTACTAAAATTATGATTACTCTTTACGGAGAGGACGGAGAACTTCCTGCCAAGTTAATAGGTTATGATGAGGCTTATGATTTAGCATTATTAAAAATAGAAGATGAAAACAGAACTTTCCCTTATGTTGCTTTAGGTGATAGTGATGCTATAGAGCCAGGTGAATTTGCTATTGCTATAGGAAACCCTTACGGACTTAATAATACTGTTACTTTTGGTATTGTAAGTGCTAAAGGAAGAAGCGATGTCGGTGCTAATAAATATCAAAGATATATACAAACTGATGTTGCTATAAATCCTGGTAACTCAGGAGGTCCTTTATTTAATATCCATGGTCAGGTTATAGGAATAAACACATTAATATACTCTACTTCAGGCGGAAGCATTGGTATAGGATTTGCTACTCCTATTAATCTTGCTACTTCAGTAATGACTGACTTAAAAGAAAACGGCAGAGTTACAAGAGGATATTTAGGTATATATTTACAAGATATTGATGAAAATCTTTCAAGAGGTTTGAATGTTAAGCAAAACAGCGGTGTTTATGTAAGCGAAGTTATACCTGATTCACCTGCTGCAAAAGGAGGCTTACAGGACGGCGATATTATAATAGAGTACGATGGTGAAAGAATGACTAAATCAGGAGATTTATTCAATAAAGTAGCAACTACCAAAGTAGGAAAAGAGGTTAATGTTAAATATTTAAGAAACGGAAGAGAAAGAAGCACTAAAATTACTATAGAAGCTAGAGTTGAAGATGAAGAAGTTGTACCTACAAGACAGTCTCAGAATAATTCACAAGGCAGCACTCGTTCTTGGATGGGTTTAGATGTTTCTAATATCACTCCTGAAATATCTCAAAGACTTCAGATAAGAAGCAATGAGAGAGGTGTTGTAGTTCTTAATATGACTCAGAACTCTAAAGCCTATCAATACGGACTTAGACCGGGAGATGTTATCAAAGCTATTAATGGTATAACAATATCAAATACTGATGATTACGATAACTTCGTAAAATCTTATGGTAATGATAAATCCTTTACAATAACTATAAAACGAGCAAGAATGACTTATGTTATAATTATAGAATAG